The region TCTTCTGCATCGTGTTCCACCAGGTCCTTCACTGTCAGGCCGGCACTAGTGAAGCAGACTCTCCATGGCCGTTTTTTTTCGGAACTTCTGGATCCGATATGATGATCCATCCGGAATCAGAGAACGGATTTTCTCTATATCACGCGTTGACAGCAGGGACTCCACGTTTGTTGTTCGAAACTCATGGGGGACTCCGCTTCCGGCTATAAGGTGGATGCTTTGGAGGATTTTTTCCTCATCAACCTTTACGCCTGCCAGACGGGCATACAATTCAAGCGGTGCCTTGATGTCCATGGCAATGTAGTCAACAAGGCTTTCACCGATCAATTTCCAGAGCACATCCGGTCTACTTCCATTGGTGTCGATTTTTACATCGAGCCCCAAATACTTAAGTTCCTTCAGGAACTCCCCCAGGTCAGGCTGAAGTAACGGTTCACCTCCACTGATTACTACGCCATCCAGCTTGTCCGCCCTCAGGGCAAGAAATTCTGTCACCAACTTTCGGGGCATCAGATCCACCGATGGAGGATTCGGCGGAATTAATGGCCCATTGTGGCAGAATGGACACTGGAAATTACATCCCTGTACAAAAATAACAGCCGCAACTCTTCCGGGAAAATCGCTCAGAGCAAACGGCTGAAAGCCGCCTATTTTCATGTACGATCGCCCAGTGTAAAAAGGCTGCGCATAGTGAACTCCGACTGTTTGCCCTCATTCCACTGATTGACCGGTCTCAGATATCCTACGACTCGGGAATATATCTCTGTTTCACCGTTGCAATCCGGACAGAGTTTCTGCTCGCCGGGGAGGTAGCCGTGCGTCGGGCAGACTGAAAATGTGGGGGTGACGGTGAGATAGGGCAGCCGGAATTCCTCGCATACCCTGCGGACAAATGCCTTGACCGCGTCCGGGTCCGGCGATGATTCTCCAAGATAAACGTGCATGACCGTCCCTCCGGTGTACCGGGTTTGAAGGCTGTCCTGGAGGTTGAGGGCGTGGAAAACGTCATCGGTGTAGTTCACGGGAAGGTGTGTCGAATTCGTGTAAAACGGCGCTGCTCCCTCAAGGTCTGCGTGGCCGTTCGGGCACAAGATTTCAGGAAACTT is a window of bacterium BMS3Abin14 DNA encoding:
- a CDS encoding pyruvate formate lyase II activase, which encodes MKIGGFQPFALSDFPGRVAAVIFVQGCNFQCPFCHNGPLIPPNPPSVDLMPRKLVTEFLALRADKLDGVVISGGEPLLQPDLGEFLKELKYLGLDVKIDTNGSRPDVLWKLIGESLVDYIAMDIKAPLELYARLAGVKVDEEKILQSIHLIAGSGVPHEFRTTNVESLLSTRDIEKIRSLIPDGSSYRIQKFRKKTAMESLLH